The following proteins come from a genomic window of Chryseobacterium glaciei:
- a CDS encoding Crp/Fnr family transcriptional regulator, protein MELFNVLEGIISLDKTHRDEISGLIEIKNYKKNEKFLLKGHPCSMIGFVIKGSFRYNMDIDDNDRTFDFSVENEFISDYYGILKSKPASFEIIANQSSSVICLPTDKILKLFDQDMVYQKIGRTIAESEFCRHHERLISLMYHSPQKRYEDLMNTMPESVLTLPQHLLANYLGITKETLSRIRSRKAK, encoded by the coding sequence ATGGAACTTTTTAATGTCCTTGAAGGCATTATCTCCTTGGATAAAACACACAGAGACGAAATTTCTGGACTTATTGAAATAAAAAACTATAAAAAAAATGAAAAATTTCTTCTGAAGGGACATCCCTGCAGTATGATCGGCTTTGTGATTAAAGGGAGCTTTAGGTACAACATGGATATTGACGATAATGACAGGACATTTGATTTTTCAGTAGAAAATGAATTCATATCTGATTATTATGGTATTTTGAAATCAAAACCTGCTTCTTTTGAAATTATTGCCAATCAATCTTCAAGTGTTATTTGCCTTCCTACAGATAAAATATTGAAATTGTTTGATCAGGATATGGTTTATCAGAAAATCGGGAGAACAATAGCTGAATCTGAATTCTGCAGGCATCACGAACGACTTATATCCCTCATGTATCATTCTCCTCAGAAACGCTACGAGGATCTCATGAATACAATGCCTGAGAGCGTTCTTACGCTACCGCAACATCTTTTAGCCAACTATTTAGGTATTACGAAAGAAACATTAAGTCGCATCAGATCTAGAAAAGCAAAGTGA
- a CDS encoding SDR family NAD(P)-dependent oxidoreductase produces MEQALIVGGSTGIGKSTAELLIGRGVEVALVGRSVDSLNKAKEELEAKGGKVKIYSVDLSNMESVAIFNSNLKQELPNLKYLVNSAGHYTPISFLDHTEKDYDSYQTYTKAFFFITQAAAKIMKENKGGSVVNIGAALMHHAIKAGPASSYMVGKAGLVALTKQLAIELAEFNIRVNSVNPGFVVTPIFKTFMPEDKIAENLSAFDVYHPLGGVGQPEDVAKTIDFLLSDQTSWVTGATWTVDGGLLAGQN; encoded by the coding sequence ATGGAACAAGCATTAATCGTAGGTGGTTCAACCGGAATAGGTAAATCCACAGCAGAATTATTAATTGGAAGAGGAGTTGAAGTAGCACTAGTAGGAAGAAGTGTTGATAGCTTAAATAAAGCTAAAGAAGAATTGGAAGCAAAAGGAGGTAAAGTGAAAATTTACTCAGTAGATTTATCCAATATGGAGTCAGTAGCTATTTTTAATAGTAACCTTAAACAAGAACTGCCAAATTTGAAATATTTGGTTAATAGTGCAGGGCATTATACGCCAATTTCGTTCTTAGATCATACAGAGAAAGATTACGACAGTTACCAAACGTATACAAAAGCTTTCTTTTTTATTACACAGGCTGCGGCTAAAATAATGAAAGAAAACAAAGGCGGTTCAGTAGTCAATATTGGGGCAGCATTGATGCATCATGCAATAAAAGCAGGACCTGCATCTTCTTATATGGTAGGAAAAGCTGGTCTGGTTGCACTTACAAAACAATTGGCCATTGAATTAGCTGAGTTCAATATCAGAGTTAATTCTGTGAACCCCGGATTTGTGGTTACTCCGATCTTCAAGACATTTATGCCGGAAGATAAAATCGCTGAAAACCTTTCTGCATTTGATGTATACCATCCTTTAGGTGGTGTAGGTCAACCAGAAGATGTGGCAAAGACGATCGACTTTTTGCTTTCTGATCAAACAAGCTGGGTAACTGGAGCAACTTGGACTGTTGACGGTGGATTATTAGCAGGTCAAAACTAA
- a CDS encoding OsmC family protein, whose amino-acid sequence MSKLIETTYEGKYNSSTKSTSNTDPIKVDLTFGPIDLLMGSYASCMLATVDFYARKKDFEVNGSRSELSYEMSAEGGQVGTINIKLFFDKEYTDEQKEWMETSAKDLCHVGNSLNPVIVKNYEFTYGV is encoded by the coding sequence ATGTCAAAATTAATAGAAACTACCTATGAAGGTAAATATAATTCAAGTACAAAATCAACATCAAACACAGATCCTATTAAAGTGGATTTGACATTTGGTCCTATAGACCTTCTTATGGGTTCATATGCAAGCTGTATGTTGGCTACAGTTGATTTTTATGCCAGAAAAAAAGATTTCGAAGTAAACGGATCAAGAAGCGAGTTATCGTATGAAATGTCTGCAGAAGGTGGGCAAGTAGGAACAATCAATATCAAATTGTTCTTTGATAAAGAATATACTGACGAACAAAAGGAATGGATGGAAACTTCAGCAAAAGATTTATGTCACGTTGGAAACAGCCTTAATCCTGTAATTGTAAAAAACTATGAATTTACTTACGGAGTTTAA
- a CDS encoding OsmC family protein, with product MSQLIATTYEGKYNSSTKSPLSADPIKVDLKFGPIDLLMGSYASCMLGTVDFYARKKDFEVNGSKSELSYEMSSEGGQVGVIHIKLFFDKEYTAEQKQTIEHSAKELCHVGNSLNPAIVKNYEFFYGAK from the coding sequence ATGTCACAATTAATAGCAACTACCTACGAAGGTAAATATAATTCAAGCACAAAATCACCATTAAGCGCTGATCCAATCAAAGTAGATTTGAAATTTGGTCCGATTGATCTTCTTATGGGTTCATATGCAAGCTGTATGCTTGGAACAGTTGATTTTTATGCAAGGAAAAAGGATTTTGAAGTCAATGGGTCAAAAAGTGAACTTTCTTATGAAATGTCTTCAGAAGGTGGACAAGTGGGAGTAATTCATATTAAGTTATTCTTTGACAAAGAATATACCGCAGAACAAAAGCAAACTATCGAGCATTCGGCAAAAGAGCTATGTCACGTAGGAAACAGTCTTAATCCTGCAATTGTAAAAAACTACGAATTCTTTTACGGGGCAAAATAA
- a CDS encoding DsbA family oxidoreductase encodes MEIQVWSDIMCPFCYIAKKNFEQALADSSFKDEVEVEWKSFQLDPSLKESSGILSISEYMMNRKGFSKAHLDQFLNQLKDMGRNAGVTFNYDQVIAADTFPAHKLLHLAKENGKADAMEEALFEAHFVNGKNIAAIDFLVFLAEQLGLDKEKARKVLAEDDYNYEVKQDIMEAQNLGITGVPYYLLDGKYAVSGAQPVELFAQALAQTYQESIVELSKESGDNMCGIDGCTI; translated from the coding sequence ATGGAAATACAGGTATGGTCGGACATTATGTGCCCTTTTTGCTACATCGCTAAGAAAAATTTTGAGCAAGCGTTAGCAGATTCTTCATTCAAAGATGAAGTAGAAGTTGAGTGGAAAAGTTTCCAATTGGATCCTTCATTAAAAGAAAGCTCTGGAATTTTGAGTATCAGCGAGTATATGATGAACCGTAAAGGTTTTTCTAAAGCTCATCTTGATCAGTTTTTGAATCAATTGAAGGATATGGGGAGAAATGCTGGTGTAACTTTTAATTACGATCAGGTAATTGCAGCTGATACTTTTCCTGCTCATAAGTTATTGCACTTGGCAAAAGAAAATGGTAAAGCCGATGCGATGGAGGAGGCTTTATTTGAAGCTCATTTTGTGAACGGAAAAAATATTGCAGCTATTGATTTCTTAGTTTTCCTTGCAGAGCAATTGGGCTTAGATAAGGAAAAAGCAAGAAAAGTATTAGCTGAAGATGATTACAATTATGAAGTTAAACAGGATATTATGGAAGCGCAGAATCTGGGAATAACCGGTGTTCCATATTACCTTCTTGATGGTAAATATGCTGTTTCAGGAGCGCAGCCTGTTGAGCTTTTTGCACAAGCCCTTGCTCAGACCTACCAGGAAAGCATTGTCGAATTGTCAAAAGAATCCGGAGATAATATGTGTGGAATTGATGGATGTACCATCTAA
- a CDS encoding thioredoxin family protein, translated as MNLANKIESDQITMINFHASWCGPCIAMKPHLDQTIANYGEAIHYERVDIDQNPGLAQIFEIRGVPTTMLFKKGQLKWRHSGVLSSQQLTEIVNENL; from the coding sequence ATGAATTTAGCTAACAAAATAGAATCTGATCAAATAACAATGATCAATTTTCATGCCTCTTGGTGTGGTCCATGTATTGCCATGAAACCGCATCTAGATCAAACCATTGCAAATTATGGTGAGGCGATACATTATGAACGGGTTGATATCGATCAAAACCCGGGTTTAGCACAAATATTCGAAATTAGAGGAGTACCTACCACGATGCTTTTTAAAAAAGGTCAGCTGAAATGGAGACATTCAGGTGTACTGTCATCTCAGCAACTTACTGAAATCGTCAATGAGAATCTCTAA
- a CDS encoding OsmC family protein: MLNNVNLEALGNYVDVITNKPAEAIAALGVTATWKGGVNTEITTHSKKIGSAFVEKQFKYQIGEPAELLGDNLNPNPQDYILGGLAGCMMVGFVVGATSRGIRLDSVNLTIVGNLDLRGFLEVDLSVSVGFEELQFNFEVTGSGTEEEYAAIAEHVRKISPGYRTIAEPVKISINKSLNAVV; this comes from the coding sequence ATGTTAAACAATGTAAATTTAGAAGCATTAGGGAATTATGTAGACGTAATTACTAACAAACCTGCTGAAGCAATTGCAGCATTAGGTGTTACAGCAACATGGAAAGGTGGTGTGAATACTGAAATTACCACGCATAGTAAAAAGATAGGAAGCGCTTTCGTTGAAAAACAATTCAAATATCAGATCGGAGAGCCTGCGGAACTTTTAGGAGACAATCTTAATCCAAATCCTCAGGATTATATTCTTGGCGGTTTAGCAGGATGTATGATGGTCGGTTTTGTGGTAGGAGCAACCAGTAGAGGAATAAGACTTGACAGCGTTAATCTTACCATTGTAGGGAATCTTGATCTACGTGGATTTTTGGAAGTTGATCTGAGTGTTTCGGTTGGTTTTGAAGAACTTCAATTCAATTTTGAGGTTACCGGTAGTGGAACCGAGGAAGAGTATGCTGCTATTGCAGAACACGTACGTAAAATATCTCCAGGATACAGAACAATCGCAGAACCAGTTAAGATTAGTATCAACAAGAGCTTAAACGCTGTTGTCTAA
- a CDS encoding FMN-dependent NADH-azoreductase, translating to MKKLLHIISSPRKEKSKSGAIAHEFLESYKLSNPDAIIDELNLWDLSIPTFDGDKAAAKMTFFGDGTLNEELKTSWDKVVEVTERFSSADEYLITVPMWNGGIPWVLKHYIDTISQPGLTFGFGSEGYFPLLKDKKACVIYTSGVYGAGVPIELGLDFQSTYLNWWLGLVGITEIHEVKFLGNLVNPDAEKDFSKALKSAADVAEEFFAE from the coding sequence ATGAAGAAACTACTGCACATTATCAGCTCCCCAAGAAAGGAGAAATCTAAATCAGGAGCCATAGCACATGAATTTTTAGAAAGCTACAAGCTATCGAATCCCGATGCAATCATTGATGAATTGAATCTATGGGATCTAAGCATTCCAACCTTTGACGGAGACAAAGCTGCGGCTAAAATGACATTCTTCGGTGATGGTACTTTAAATGAGGAATTAAAAACTTCATGGGATAAAGTAGTTGAGGTCACTGAGCGCTTTTCCTCAGCAGATGAATACCTGATCACGGTTCCTATGTGGAATGGCGGGATTCCCTGGGTATTAAAACACTATATCGATACCATTTCACAGCCGGGCTTGACCTTTGGCTTTGGATCGGAGGGATACTTTCCATTATTGAAAGATAAGAAAGCTTGTGTTATTTATACTTCAGGCGTATACGGTGCCGGTGTACCAATTGAACTTGGCCTTGATTTCCAGTCCACTTATTTAAACTGGTGGCTTGGACTTGTTGGCATTACTGAAATTCATGAGGTTAAATTTTTAGGAAATCTAGTGAATCCAGATGCTGAAAAAGATTTTTCAAAAGCACTGAAGTCGGCAGCTGATGTTGCAGAAGAATTTTTTGCAGAGTAG
- a CDS encoding thioredoxin family protein — translation MDLANKIESEQLTMVNFHATWCPPCVAMKPNLDEVVAEFEDVIHYERVDIDKYPDLATLFKVRSVPTTMLFKNGEMKWRHSGIVPSHELGKLVQENL, via the coding sequence ATGGATTTAGCAAATAAAATAGAATCGGAACAATTGACAATGGTTAATTTTCATGCGACCTGGTGTCCTCCTTGTGTGGCCATGAAGCCAAATTTGGACGAAGTGGTGGCGGAATTTGAGGATGTCATTCATTACGAACGCGTGGATATTGATAAATATCCAGATTTAGCAACGTTATTTAAAGTCAGAAGTGTACCCACTACCATGCTTTTCAAAAATGGAGAAATGAAATGGAGACATTCAGGTATCGTACCCTCTCATGAACTTGGTAAGTTGGTACAGGAAAATCTTTAA
- a CDS encoding LLM class flavin-dependent oxidoreductase: protein MIPISLLELAFISEDSNARSTFEKTKELAQLVDTLGYKRLWLAEHHNMAHVASTATSVLIGHLAGHTQNIRVGSGGIMLPNHSPLIVAEQFGTLAQLYPDRIDLGLGRAPGSDIQTALAIQKDFYEQSQRFPQNVEALEMYFSHKNPYAKVRAFIAEGTGVPIWILGSSTESAALAASKGLPYAFAGHFAPRQMLEAFELYRRNFKASETLKHPYTIAAVNATAADTDQQAEMLSTSLYQMFQNLAQNTGRFLQPPVESLTELLDSMSEQVRLQVKQMTACSFVGSKETITSNLKDFIAQTGVDELMIHSPIYDHQEKLKNMMIMKEVMDDLNR from the coding sequence ATGATCCCTATATCATTATTGGAATTAGCGTTCATTTCTGAAGATAGCAATGCTCGTTCTACATTTGAAAAAACTAAAGAACTTGCCCAATTGGTCGATACTTTAGGATATAAACGTCTCTGGTTAGCTGAGCATCATAATATGGCGCATGTGGCCAGTACGGCAACTTCAGTTTTGATTGGACATCTTGCTGGTCACACGCAAAATATACGAGTAGGATCAGGTGGTATTATGTTACCCAACCATTCGCCTTTGATTGTTGCGGAACAATTTGGAACCTTAGCGCAGCTTTATCCCGATCGGATAGATCTGGGTTTGGGAAGAGCGCCGGGAAGTGATATCCAGACTGCTTTGGCTATTCAAAAAGATTTTTATGAGCAATCTCAACGGTTTCCACAAAATGTGGAAGCACTAGAAATGTATTTTTCACATAAGAATCCCTATGCCAAGGTACGTGCTTTTATTGCTGAAGGCACAGGTGTTCCGATCTGGATATTGGGATCAAGTACAGAGAGTGCAGCTTTAGCAGCCTCCAAAGGGTTGCCGTATGCTTTTGCTGGACATTTTGCTCCAAGGCAGATGTTAGAGGCTTTTGAATTGTACCGTCGGAATTTTAAAGCTTCTGAAACACTGAAACATCCTTATACGATAGCAGCTGTTAATGCTACTGCCGCAGATACAGATCAGCAGGCAGAAATGTTGTCGACCAGTTTGTATCAGATGTTTCAAAATTTAGCTCAAAATACAGGAAGGTTTTTACAGCCTCCAGTTGAATCCTTGACGGAACTCCTGGACAGCATGTCTGAGCAGGTGCGTTTACAGGTGAAACAAATGACAGCCTGTTCTTTTGTCGGTAGTAAAGAAACAATTACCAGCAATTTAAAGGACTTTATAGCGCAAACAGGTGTGGATGAATTGATGATCCATTCTCCTATCTATGACCATCAGGAAAAATTAAAAAATATGATGATCATGAAAGAGGTGATGGATGATTTAAATCGTTAG
- a CDS encoding helix-turn-helix domain-containing protein, which translates to MKKQEQEAIYEYHLHADFPGKMQFEIQSLQDLIQDHKEDMAKPHIHSFYQVIWFKSGNGKHFVDFNEYDVSENTIFFIAKNQVHAFDRNSDYEGFVIHFSEDFLVQKEDDVDFFLKCSMFNNAYQIPLCCVDSGNKYKLDEYIGQMQSELKEQDKYGQEELLRLYLKAFLIQVQRRKYQIEELNKGHAPFIVDEKRTQLIHFVNLIEENYTKGLPASKYAEMLFVSLRTLSNLTLQLLNKKPSEMIHERIVLEAKRLLLHSKLNVNQIADKIGFEDSSYFIRYFKKYTNQSPTSFRKSFQ; encoded by the coding sequence ATGAAGAAGCAGGAACAAGAAGCTATCTACGAATATCATTTACACGCTGATTTTCCAGGTAAAATGCAGTTTGAGATCCAATCTTTGCAAGATCTGATACAAGATCACAAGGAAGATATGGCCAAACCCCATATCCATAGTTTTTATCAGGTTATTTGGTTCAAGTCAGGTAATGGGAAACATTTTGTTGATTTCAATGAATACGATGTATCTGAAAATACGATTTTTTTTATTGCTAAAAATCAAGTTCACGCTTTTGACCGTAATTCAGATTACGAAGGATTTGTTATTCATTTCTCAGAGGATTTTTTGGTTCAAAAGGAAGATGATGTTGATTTTTTCCTCAAGTGCAGTATGTTCAATAATGCCTATCAAATTCCTTTATGTTGTGTAGATAGTGGAAACAAATATAAACTGGATGAGTATATCGGTCAGATGCAGAGTGAACTTAAAGAACAGGATAAATATGGTCAGGAAGAATTACTGAGACTTTATCTTAAAGCTTTTCTGATTCAGGTTCAACGTCGTAAATACCAAATTGAAGAACTTAATAAAGGTCATGCACCCTTTATTGTTGATGAAAAACGAACCCAGTTGATCCACTTTGTCAATCTGATTGAAGAAAACTATACCAAAGGGTTACCAGCATCAAAATATGCAGAAATGCTGTTTGTTTCGCTTAGAACTTTGTCAAATCTTACTTTGCAATTGCTTAACAAAAAGCCTTCAGAGATGATCCATGAAAGGATTGTACTGGAAGCAAAAAGACTATTACTACATTCGAAACTAAATGTGAACCAGATAGCAGATAAAATCGGTTTTGAAGATTCATCTTACTTTATACGGTACTTTAAAAAATATACCAATCAATCACCTACATCTTTCCGAAAATCCTTTCAATAG
- a CDS encoding NAD(P)H-binding protein encodes MVKQNYQVRASVRDNNNREPFQGSECELVYADMLDKVSLKKAMKDIETVFHVASVFKHWSLNP; translated from the coding sequence ATAGTTAAACAAAACTATCAGGTAAGAGCAAGTGTGAGAGATAACAATAACCGAGAACCTTTTCAGGGGTCAGAATGCGAATTGGTTTATGCGGATATGCTGGACAAAGTTTCTTTGAAAAAGGCCATGAAAGATATTGAAACGGTGTTTCATGTAGCATCTGTTTTTAAGCATTGGTCACTAAATCCTTAA
- a CDS encoding YybH family protein: MIDNFDRTSPVGAVKYFRNCIYLGDLKGALSCFDPEGVYIERDGQEIKGLSNIEKALQSICSWKPDIQGIRQRVTIVGDLAMWIDKYLVKAKRPNGDPMEMEGVTACIMKRNIDGIWLWLVDNPFAADDIAN, encoded by the coding sequence ATGATAGATAACTTTGATAGAACAAGTCCAGTAGGAGCCGTTAAGTATTTTCGTAATTGTATTTACCTGGGCGACCTAAAAGGCGCTTTAAGCTGTTTTGATCCAGAAGGAGTATATATAGAAAGAGATGGACAAGAAATCAAAGGCTTAAGTAATATTGAGAAAGCATTGCAGAGCATTTGTTCATGGAAACCAGACATTCAAGGAATCAGGCAAAGGGTTACTATTGTTGGTGACCTTGCGATGTGGATAGACAAATACCTTGTTAAAGCTAAAAGACCAAATGGAGACCCAATGGAAATGGAGGGTGTCACTGCCTGTATCATGAAGCGTAATATTGATGGTATATGGTTGTGGTTGGTTGATAATCCTTTTGCAGCAGACGATATCGCTAATTAA
- a CDS encoding Crp/Fnr family transcriptional regulator, whose amino-acid sequence MLIKDYIQKLTPISDKDWEIFSAKLEKQIFKKNSLIIRSGEVENYLSFIETGIVRFWIDGKDNEITFDFAFKENFFSAYLSFLTREPTNWNIQALTPTVLWRISYADLQIIYKQTQTGEKIGRLAAENLFITAAQRKIALLTNTAEELYLMLFKEHLHIIQHIPLKYLASYIGVTPQALSRIRKRIS is encoded by the coding sequence ATGTTGATTAAAGATTATATACAAAAGTTAACACCGATTTCTGACAAAGATTGGGAGATATTCTCCGCTAAATTAGAAAAACAGATTTTCAAAAAAAATAGTCTGATAATTAGGTCAGGAGAAGTGGAAAATTACCTTTCCTTTATTGAAACCGGTATTGTTCGTTTCTGGATAGATGGGAAAGATAATGAAATAACGTTTGACTTTGCTTTCAAGGAAAATTTTTTCAGTGCTTATCTGTCATTTCTTACTAGAGAGCCAACAAATTGGAATATACAAGCGCTAACTCCTACGGTTTTATGGCGGATTTCTTATGCTGATCTGCAAATTATCTACAAACAAACACAAACTGGAGAAAAAATAGGGAGACTTGCCGCTGAAAACCTATTTATAACTGCAGCTCAAAGAAAAATCGCTCTTTTAACAAATACCGCGGAGGAGCTTTATTTAATGTTATTTAAAGAACACTTACATATTATACAGCATATACCTCTAAAATACTTAGCGTCTTACATAGGTGTTACTCCACAAGCTTTAAGCCGTATACGCAAACGCATTTCTTAA
- a CDS encoding T9SS type A sorting domain-containing protein — MTGGNLLPSTMPLVNGTTYYASQVVGACESTTRLAVTVNSSSYLSTNEVPNDKDFNFYPNPVNDVLHINSKMNVVKVRIYAVDGQLVQSKEEKRITLINMNKLIYGNYFVEFTFENGKKIQNKIIKK, encoded by the coding sequence TTGACGGGAGGAAATTTGCTTCCTAGTACAATGCCATTAGTTAATGGTACAACTTACTATGCTTCTCAAGTAGTGGGCGCCTGCGAAAGTACTACCCGTTTAGCAGTTACAGTAAATTCGTCAAGTTATCTTTCCACAAATGAAGTTCCTAATGATAAAGATTTTAATTTCTATCCCAATCCCGTAAATGATGTTTTACATATTAATTCAAAAATGAATGTTGTGAAAGTAAGAATTTATGCTGTTGATGGTCAATTAGTTCAATCTAAAGAAGAGAAGAGAATTACTCTAATAAATATGAATAAATTGATTTATGGAAATTATTTTGTAGAATTTACTTTTGAAAATGGAAAAAAGATTCAAAATAAAATTATTAAAAAGTAA
- a CDS encoding tail fiber domain-containing protein yields MHGVILCNAQVYAQSGNVGIGTPSPANKLTVNGNTSVGSTYTGVTAPVNGAIIEGNTGIGTSTPLNALHVQATSDDNPAPFAQGIIAQFDPFGGSNIAKSGSIVVNGRAYFGYDVAGGTNKYTYIRGNQYTDIRLQIVDTAGNLYPNSFVMSSQNGQSGFIGLNTEAPQARLDVRGNIKSLAGTGPEVQSGSIWNGTSNIDGFEAYTMASGDAWVGIQRGGIGAPLHVAKAVGTTTGQLIVFAINGAGIGSISHTANSVKYNETSDMRLKENIHPSQFGLATLKKIGIYDYNYKADQKKELATGVLAQELYKTYPQAVTPGGANEKTDPWMVDYSKLIPILIKSVQEMAEEIKQLKEMLNKQN; encoded by the coding sequence TTGCATGGGGTAATCTTATGTAATGCCCAAGTATATGCTCAATCTGGCAATGTAGGTATAGGTACTCCCTCACCAGCCAATAAGCTGACTGTTAATGGTAATACTTCAGTAGGTTCAACCTATACCGGAGTAACGGCACCCGTTAATGGTGCTATTATTGAAGGAAATACAGGGATTGGAACTAGTACTCCTTTGAATGCTTTGCATGTACAAGCCACATCGGATGATAACCCTGCACCGTTTGCTCAGGGGATTATAGCCCAATTTGATCCATTTGGAGGTTCGAACATAGCAAAGTCAGGAAGCATTGTTGTGAATGGGCGTGCCTATTTTGGATATGATGTGGCGGGAGGTACCAATAAATACACATATATCAGAGGAAATCAATATACAGATATTCGTTTACAAATAGTGGATACGGCTGGAAATTTATATCCTAATTCTTTTGTAATGTCAAGTCAGAATGGCCAATCAGGTTTTATAGGCCTTAATACAGAAGCTCCGCAAGCTCGATTGGATGTAAGAGGAAATATAAAATCATTGGCAGGAACAGGACCGGAAGTCCAATCCGGCTCTATTTGGAACGGAACTTCTAATATCGACGGTTTTGAGGCTTATACAATGGCAAGTGGCGATGCCTGGGTAGGCATACAACGTGGAGGAATAGGAGCCCCACTTCACGTAGCCAAGGCCGTCGGTACTACAACCGGTCAGTTAATTGTTTTTGCCATTAATGGTGCGGGAATTGGCTCAATTTCTCACACAGCAAACAGTGTGAAATATAACGAAACCTCCGACATGCGATTAAAAGAAAATATACATCCTTCACAGTTTGGATTAGCAACATTAAAAAAGATAGGAATCTACGACTATAACTATAAGGCAGATCAAAAAAAGGAATTGGCTACAGGAGTATTGGCTCAGGAATTATATAAGACATATCCCCAAGCCGTTACTCCCGGAGGTGCTAATGAAAAAACAGATCCCTGGATGGTTGATTACAGTAAACTTATACCAATATTAATAAAATCTGTACAGGAAATGGCCGAAGAAATAAAACAGTTAAAAGAAATGCTTAATAAGCAAAACTAA
- a CDS encoding response regulator transcription factor, which yields MNKRILIADDHFVVRAGAAAVLRSVYPNLTIDSAENYGHVKESLQNFRYDLILLDIDMPGTKYTEMISELKSIQKDLKILIFSAYDQNIALQYIRKGAEGYLNKLGTEDDIKNSVKTILETGYYYPPELIPFIINTNEGNGIKKLTTREYQVFELLAKGNGNLEISTLLGLQINTISTFKKRIFKKLNISNIVELVGIYKNIH from the coding sequence ATGAATAAAAGAATTTTAATAGCGGACGATCATTTTGTAGTAAGAGCCGGAGCAGCAGCTGTTTTAAGATCTGTATATCCAAATCTTACAATAGATTCAGCTGAAAATTATGGACATGTAAAAGAATCTCTTCAAAACTTTCGCTATGATCTTATACTTTTAGATATTGATATGCCCGGAACAAAATATACCGAAATGATCTCTGAGCTGAAAAGCATTCAGAAAGATCTTAAGATTTTAATATTCTCTGCCTATGATCAAAACATTGCACTGCAATATATCCGTAAAGGAGCAGAGGGTTATTTAAATAAGTTGGGAACAGAAGATGATATAAAAAATTCTGTAAAAACTATTTTAGAAACCGGCTACTATTATCCACCTGAGCTTATTCCTTTCATTATAAATACCAATGAAGGAAACGGTATAAAAAAACTTACGACTCGTGAATATCAGGTTTTTGAACTTTTAGCTAAAGGAAATGGAAATTTGGAAATTTCCACCCTTTTAGGCCTACAAATAAATACCATAAGTACTTTTAAGAAGAGAATTTTTAAGAAATTAAATATCAGTAATATAGTAGAGTTAGTAGGAATTTATAAAAACATACATTAA